In Mucilaginibacter sp. KACC 22063, the genomic stretch GTTGCCGCCTTTGGGTACCTGCCTTCCATAATAAGCATCGTATTGAATGGTTACTTTGCCTTTACCTTTTTTGGTTGTGATAATAATTACACCGTTAGAGGCACGTGAACCATAGATAGAAGCTGAACTGGCATCTTTCAGTATCTGAAAGGTTTCTACATCATTAGGGTTAATGGTACTTACATCCTGCGTAGGTATACCATCTACCACATATAGCGGCGAATTATTGCCAAAGGTGTTAAACCCCCTGATTCTAACCTGTGGCTCAGCCCCTGGCTGGCCCGATCCGATTACCGTAACGCCTGATGCCTGTCCCTGTAATTGTGTGTTTACTGAAGATGTTGGTGTTTTGTTAAGGTTGGCAACATCAACTACGGCAACGGCTCCGGTAAGGTCTCTTTTCTTCTGCGTTGCATAACCCACCACTACAACTTCATTCAAACCCTTTATCGCTTCGCTCATTTTTACGTCTATCACACTTCTGCCGCCAATGGCTATTTCCTGTGTAGCGTAACCAAGAAATGAAAATACAAGCGTTCCCTGGGCATCTGGTATGTTTAAGCTATATTTACCCTGTCCGTTTGTGGTGGTTGCTATATTAGTGCCTTTAAGCTTTACTGTAACGCCCGGTAACGGTGCGTTTGTAGCATCTGTAACCGTACCGGTGGTGGTTTGTGCTGTAACATTAATATTCACAGGCTTAATGACAATCATATTATCCACCAGTTGAAAATCAAGCGGCTGGTTTTGCAGCACGGCTTTCATTACTGATTCAATATCAACGTCTTTAAGGTCAACGTCAACTTTTTGGTTGGTTTTAACCTGATCAAGCCTGTAAAATATGGTATACTTTGAGTTTTGCTCAATCTTATTAAACATCTGCTTTACAGTTACTTCATGTTCGTTGAAGCTAAATGTTTTCTGAGAGTAAGCAGTTGCATGTATCTGCATTACTGCAACAAAGAGCAAAATTGTAGCAAGCTTCATGATTCTGAGCGTTTTTTGCCAGTAGGTAAGGGCAATACAATGCCTCCTATAGAAATTAATCATAGATTTGTGGTGTTATTAGTTAATACAGTGCTTCCCCAAGCGTCGGGTATTAGCTATTAATAAGATTTGTTGCCCGGTATGTTCCTGCATTCCGGGCTTTTTTCATGCAGTAGTAATTATTTTTCTTTCATAAGCCTCGTTTAACTTAGTGTTCAACCTTGGTTAATAAAATATTATTGTTTTGAATTTGATAGTTAATAGGGGTGTTTTGCCTGATAATGGCCAGCACTTTTTCAATGTTTGGTATACCTCTAAAAGATCCCGAGTAACGGATGTCCTTTAAGTCCTGGCTATTAAATGTGATATTAACGTTGTATCTTCTTTCCAATACCTTAGCCATTTCAGCGAATGAGATATCCTCAAAAACTAAATGATCATCTTTCCAGCCTTCATATATGTATGTCTGTGATGAATCGATCTGCATGATCTGCACATCATTAAGTTTATTATATGTGGCATCACTTATTTGATCGGGTTTGTTCTCGTTTTTTAACTGGCCGTTGATCTTAAGTAGCTGATGTTTCTTTACATATATCCTGTTACCTTCACCAGTTGTGCCGGCATTATCTTCAACAGCAATTTCTCCCTGTAAAACTACCGCTTCCAGGTTTTTATCTCCCGGATAGGCTTTTATATTAAAACGGGTACCAATATCTCTGATGATATAATTTTTAGCTTTAATGATGAATGGCAAGTTTTTAATACGGTGGCCAATATCAAAAAGCGCTTCGCCTTTTAGGTTAACATTTCTGTTGGTGATGCCAAAGCCGCTGTCGTATTCCATTACAGAACCCGCATTCAGCCATACCTGCGTGCCGTCTTTTAATATAAACTTTTTAATAACTCCTTTACCTGCAGCAATGGTGTTTCGCTGTGAAACAAGTTGTCTTGGATATAAAATGATAGCGGCAGAGGCGATAATGATTAATGACGCCGCAATGTAAAGCCATGTTTTAGAATAAGTCTTTTTGTTGAAAAGCCTGTTGTTCAATTTATCAAAAGCGGCATCTTCATCAACAATGTTCTCATTGGTATACAACATATTCTGCCATGCTTCATACATCTCAATAAAATACAATTCGTTTTCGGGGTGAAGGGCAAGCCACTCCTTAACTTCCTGTATCTCTTTATCTGAAGCCTGGTTGGTAATGTACCTTGTTAATAACAGATTAATGTCGTCTTTACTCATGTGTATATATTAAAGACAACTGAAAGCGGGGTTTCCCTCAAACTTTTTTAAATATTTGTTATAGCATTGAGGCCTTTATAAATTTATAATGAGATCTATGTTAATTATGCAATTATCAAGATTATAATTATCTTGTTTTCAAATTCATTTCCTTTAGAGAAATTCAGACTTGATGCCTGCCGAAAAAGATCTGTTTGTAAATAAACTTACTGCTTATGATAAAGCGGCATTTGAGTCTTTATTTAAAATTTACTACCGTAAACTGATTTTATTTGCCAACCGTTTTGTAAACGACCTGGACGTTTCAGAGGAAATTGTTTGTGATGTTTTTGCTGTTTTATGGGAAAAAGGACACGAAATAAATTTTACCGG encodes the following:
- a CDS encoding FecR family protein — its product is MSKDDINLLLTRYITNQASDKEIQEVKEWLALHPENELYFIEMYEAWQNMLYTNENIVDEDAAFDKLNNRLFNKKTYSKTWLYIAASLIIIASAAIILYPRQLVSQRNTIAAGKGVIKKFILKDGTQVWLNAGSVMEYDSGFGITNRNVNLKGEALFDIGHRIKNLPFIIKAKNYIIRDIGTRFNIKAYPGDKNLEAVVLQGEIAVEDNAGTTGEGNRIYVKKHQLLKINGQLKNENKPDQISDATYNKLNDVQIMQIDSSQTYIYEGWKDDHLVFEDISFAEMAKVLERRYNVNITFNSQDLKDIRYSGSFRGIPNIEKVLAIIRQNTPINYQIQNNNILLTKVEH